A part of Podarcis muralis chromosome 13, rPodMur119.hap1.1, whole genome shotgun sequence genomic DNA contains:
- the GRIN2D gene encoding glutamate receptor ionotropic, NMDA 2D: MSLPPGTPAARMLFVMALACASPFLDLRRRTINIPIIFSGSTYTQESARFSPEDFRNFSMEINPIPVVLNDTNPRSLIVRLCDVLSSLHIHGVVFEDDTRTEAVAQILDFISAQTSVPIIGINGGSAIVLTPKEKGSTFLQLGSSTKQQLQVMFEVLEQYDWTAFAVITTLFPGYEDFVDYIEVLTDSSFIGWERRSTVTLNLTDDPDGARLKRQLREINARICLLYCSREEAESIFRAAREVKLTGPGYIWFMAGANFGRTEYMPEELPEGLFMVLSAGWKDDLYHRVQNGVAIIAKGAEALFQVYGSVPKFNNDCRAPNLTQINENLHRYFMNVTWGEKDFSFNEDGYLINPSLAVISLSKNRTWEVVGRWERRILSMSRYRKFLQPVDDNKHLMVATLEERPFVIVDNIDPATKTCIRDSVPCRHPLNHTNSHQMVKSCCKGFCIDILKRLAKTLGFTYDLYLVTNGKHGKIVNGMWNGMIGEVYYKRADMAIGSLTINAERAEVIDFSVPFVETGISVMVSRSNGTVSPSAFLEPYSPAVWVMMFVMCLTVVAVTVFIFEYFSPVGYNRSLSASKRTGGSKFTIGKSIWLLWALVFNNSVPVENPRGTTSKIMVLIWAFFAVIFLASYTANLAAFMIQEEYVDTVSGLSDQKFQKPQHHYPPLRFGTVPNGSTEKNIRNNYGEMHEYMGKYNQRSVEDALQNLQTGKLDAFIYDAAVLNYMARKEEGCKLVTIGSGKVFATTGYGIALQKGSKWKRPIDLALLQFLSDDEIELLERLWLSGICHNDKIEVMSSKLDIDNMAGVFYMLLVAMGLSLLVFAWEHLIYWKLRHCMRHTGRLDFLLAFSRGMYSCCSSEDPKVPDQQQLPILNHTYGPSRGAAPALPSPPGPPLPCSSFLPRERRIVERWRHARSPNCYKDLYPPTPTELPTTKPPRHSLKSPFSDGFHRFYGPIEPEGLSDHVSGKKMAPCQLSPPPPSRGLENPPSYFAIVREKETPDMPPVASGWQRKSLRGLYESFQAGKAASRAPEVKKYDGSSSGYATKSPCELERGSSRPFGKERGRYGYTRLSYEDERSPPVSRYRHAEETSLPRAETEVKCPTSSSRERSSRAHICRSHSHPLAVGASLRSQSHYVDFSDSDSDICERDSDGHSCWYQSPDYFCTYPSRERQLFATHKPLHYWSADKLAKCHGCHGPCQHCLSLEMLPPPTPPCRKEALRYLSCSEERLERRLDWEHRHCSLYGCLAPRHRHGFHRRCHHHSCELGPAGGVLHPTSRSLEDLSSCHMVRCGASHRHQGGFSPDWLPRRVSRSGELFARRGSAHFSSLESEV; the protein is encoded by the exons ATGAGCCTGCCCCCGGGCACCCCCGCTGCTAGGATGCTCTTTGTTATGGCTCTGGCCTGTGCCAGCCCCTTCTTGGACCTGCGGCGGCGGACCATCAACATCCCCATCATTTTCAGTGGCTCCACCTACACGCAAGAGAGTGCCCGGTTCTCGCCTGAGGACTTCCGCAACTTCTCAATGGAGATCAACCCCATCCCTGTGGTTCTGAATGACACCAACCCGCGCAGCCTCATTGTGCGGCTCTGTGACGTTCTCTCTTCCCTGCACATCCACGGTGTGGTTTTTGAGGATGATACACGTACAGAGGCTGTGGCCCAGATCCTGGACTTCATCTCAGCACAGACCTCTGTTCCCATCATTGGCATCAATGGAGGATCAGCCATTGTTCTTACACCCAAG GAGAAAGGATCAACCTTTCTACAATTAGGTTCCTCGACCAAACAGCAATTGCAAGTGATGTTTGAGGTCCTGGAACAGTACGATTGGACGGCATTTGCTGTCATCACGACACTGTTTCCCGGCTATGAAGACTTTGTAGATTACATTGAGGTCCTGACTGACAGCAGTTTCATTGGTTGGGAGCGCCGCAGCACTGTGACCCTTAATCTCACTGATGACCCAGACGGGGCCCGCCTCAAACGCCAGCTCCGGGAAATAAATGCCCGCATCTGCCTTCTCTACTGCTCCCGTGAAGAAGCAGAAAGCATCTTCCGTGCAGCCCGTGAAGTGAAGCTCACAGGCCCCGGGTATATCTGGTTCATGGCAGGTGCCAACTTTGGTAGAACTGAGTACATGCCGGAGGAACTGCCCGAGGGTCTCTTCATGGTGCTTTCAGCAGGATGGAAAGATGATCTCTACCACAGGGTTCAAAATGGTGTAGCCATCATTGCCAAGGGGGCAGAGGCCCTATTCCAAGTCTACGGCTCAGTTCCAAAATTCAACAATGATTGCCGGGCACCCAATCTCACCCAGATCAACGAGAACCTGCATCG GTACTTCATGAATGTTACCTGGGGTGAGAAGGATTTCTCCTTTAATGAGGATGGGTACCTCATCAATCCATCCTTGGCTGTGATCTCCCTCAGCAAAAACCGAACCTGGGAGGTG GTGGGAAGGTGGGAGCGCAGAATCCTGAGCATGTCACGCTACAGAAAATTCCTCCAACCTGTGGATGACAACAAGCACCTCATGGTGGCAACACTGGAGGAAAGGCCCTTCGTTATTGTCGACAACATTGATCCAGCCACAAAGACCTGCATTCGTGATTCAGTTCCCTGCCGTCACCCACTCAACCATACCAACAG CCATCAAATGGTAAAGAGCTGCTGCAAAGGATTTTGCATCGACATCCTGAAGCGTCTGGCTAAGACTCTGGGTTTCACCTACGATCTCTATCTTGTCACCAACGGCAAGCATGGCAAGATAGTCAACGGCATGTGGAACGGCATGATTGGAGAG gTGTATTACAAGCGAGCTGACATGGCGATTGGATCCCTGACCATCAATGCAGAGAGAGCTGAAGTCATAGATTTTTCTGTGCCCTTTGTCGAGACAGGAATCAGTGTGATGGTGTCTCGTAGCAATGGAACTGTTTCACCTTCTGCCTTCCTAG AGCCCTACAGCCCTGCTGTCTGGGTGATGATGTTTGTCATGTGCCTGACTGTCGTTGCGGTGACCGTCTTCATCTTTGAATATTTCAGCCCAGTAGGCTATAATCGCAGCCTCAGCGCCAGTAAAC GCACTGGAGGCTCCAAGTTCACCATTGGGAAATCCATCTGGCTGCTCTGGGCTTTGGtgttcaacaactctgtgcctgTGGAGAACCCCAGGGGCACCACCAGCAAGATCATGGTGCTGATCTGGGCCTTCTTCGCCGTCATCTTCCTTGCCAGCTACACCGCCAATCTGGCCGCCTTTATGATACAGGAGGAATATGTAGACACGGTGTCTGGGCTCAGCGACCAGAAG TTCCAGAAACCACAGCATCACTACCCACCTTTGAGATTTGGCACTGTTCCCAACGGGAGCACCGAGAAAAACATTCGGAACAACTATGGGGAGATGCACGAATATATGGGGAAGTACAACCAGCGCAGCGTGGAGGATGCACTCCAGAACCTGCAGACAGG GaagctggatgccttcatctacgATGCAGCCGTCCTCAACTACATGGCCCGAAAGGAAGAAGGCTGTAAACTTGTCACCATAGGGAGTGGGAAAGTCTTTGCCACCACAGGCTACGGCATTGCGCTGCAGAAAGGTTCCAAGTGGAAACGGCCCATTGACCTGGCCCTGCTCCAGTTTCTGAGTGATG ATGAGATTGAACTGCTAGAGCGCCTGTGGCTATCAGGGATCTGCCACAATGACAAAATTGAGGTGATGAGTAGCAAGTTGGACATAGACAACATGGCGGGTGTCTTCTACATGCTCCTGGTGGCCATGGGACTAAGTCTGCTGGTCTTTGCCTGGGAACACCTAATCTACTGGAAACTGCGTCACTGTATGAGACATACAGGGCGGCTGGACTTCCTGCTCGCCTTCAGCAGG GGAATGTACAGCTGTTGCAGCAGTGAAGACCCCAAAGTCCCAGATCAGCAGCAGCTACCCATCCTTAACCACACCTACGGGCCGTCGCGAGGTGCAGCCCCAGCGTTGCCCAGCCCCCCTGGCCCTCCACTTCCCTGTTCTAGCTTCCTGCCTCGTGAACGGCGCATTGTGGAACGGTGGCGCCACGCTCGTAGTCCCAATTGCTACAAGGATCTGTATCCTCCGACGCCTACAGAGCTCCCCACAACCAAACCCCCACGCCATAGCCTCAAGAGCCCTTTCTCAGATGGCTTCCATCGGTTCTATGGGCCCATTGAACCAGAAGGGCTGTCCGATCACGTCAGTGGCAAAAAGATGGCACCCTGTCAGCTGTCTCCGCCGCCACCCTCCCGGGGGCTGGAAAATCCTCCGTCATATTTTGCCATTGTGCGTGAGAAAGAAACTCCCGACATGCCACCGGTGGCATCGGGCTGGCAACGCAAATCCCTCCGTGGGTTGTATGAAAGTTTCCAAGCCGGGAAAGCGGCGAGCCGAGCCCCAGAGGTGAAGAAGTATGATGGCTCCTCCAGTGGCTATGCAACCAAAAGCCCTTGTGAGTTGGAACGGGGCAGCAGTCGGCCTTTTGGGAAAGAACGGGGTCGGTATGGCTACACACGGCTGTCCTATGAGGATGAACGCTCCCCACCTGTTTCCCGCTACAGACATGCTGAAGAGACGTCTCTGCCTCGAGCCGAAACAGAAGTCAAATGCCCGACGTCATCCAGCCGAGAGAGGAGCTCCCGGGCTCACATTTGCCGCAGTCATTCCCACCCGCTTGCCGTAGGTGCCAGCTTGCGCAGCCAAAGTCATTATGTGGATttttctgactctgattctgacaTCTGTGAGAGGGACAGTGATGGACATAGCTGCTGGTACCAGTCGCCGGATTATTTCTGCACATACCCGTCCCGAGAGAGGCAGCTCTTTGCCACGCATAAGCCCCTGCACTACTGGTCAGCCGACAAGTTGGCCAAGTGCCACGGATGCCACGGTCCCTGCCAGCACTGCCtgagcttggaaatgctcccgccACCCACCCCACCATGCCGCAAGGAGGCCTTGCGCTACTTGAGCTGTTCCGAGGAGCGTCTGGAACGCCGGCTGGACTGGGAGCACCGCCACTGTAGCCTGTATGGATGCCTGGCTCCTCGCCACCGCCACGGCTTTCACCGACGCTGCCATCACCATTCCTGCGAGCTGGGGCCAGCTGGCGGAGTTCTACATCCCACCTCCCGCAGCCTGGAGGACCTCAGCTCTTGCCACATGGTGCGCTGCGGGGCCTCCCATCGACACCAGGGCGGCTTCTCGCCAGATTGGCTGCCACGCCGGGTGAGCAGAAGCGGGGAGCTTTTTGCCCGCCGTGGTTCTGCCCATTTCTCTAGCCTGGAGTCAGAGGTATGA